A region from the Spea bombifrons isolate aSpeBom1 chromosome 7, aSpeBom1.2.pri, whole genome shotgun sequence genome encodes:
- the METTL21A gene encoding protein N-lysine methyltransferase METTL21A encodes MALVPYEESGVHGLKKFHNSEATYHFANHSIRIRQNWKELGVAAVVWDAAVVLCMYLETGAVDLHGRSVIELGAGTGLVGIVAAMLGARVTITDREVALDFLTMNVRENLSSNLQDKVSVTPLTWGKSLENFSTFDVIVGADIIYLEETFPELLKTILHLSSEDSLVLLSCRLRYQRDQNFLDMLKQDFVVTEVHYDSNTDVHIFKAHKKTPRNEL; translated from the exons ATGGCATTGGTTCCTTATGAAGAGAGTGGCGTCCATGGACTGAAGAAGTTTCACAATTCCGAAGCTACGTATCATTTCGCCAATCACTCTATACGGATCAGGCAAAACTGGAAAGAACTGGGTGTAGCAGCAGTCGTCTGGGATGCC GCGGTCGTTCTTTGCATGTACTTGGAAACAGGTGCCGTCGATCTGCATGGAAGATCAGTGATCGAATTGGGTGCAGGAACGGGTTTAGTTGGAATCGTAGCAGCAATGTTGG GTGCCCGTGTAACAATTACAGACCGTGAGGTGGCCCTGGACTTTCTCACGATGAATGTGAGAGAAAACCTTTCTTCCAACCTGCAGGACAAAGTATCTGTAACTCCGCTGACATGGGGGAAATCTCTTGAGAACTTCTCGACATTTGATGTCATAGTGGGAGCTGATATCATTTACCTAGAGGAGACTTTCCCAGAGCTACTGAAAACAATTCTCCACCTCAGCTCGGAGGACTCTTTGGTTCTGTTATCGTGTCGCCTTCGCTACCAGAGGGACCAGAACTTCCTAGATATGCTGAAACAAGACTTTGTAGTAACAGAGGTTCATTATGATAGTAATACCGATGTCCATATATTCAAAGCTCACAAGAAGACTCCACGGAACGAGctttaa